The following coding sequences lie in one Myxococcus xanthus genomic window:
- a CDS encoding flagellar hook-length control protein FliK: MPEATPPTPAPKNRRLGHVARGGEINTLNIRFPGRYYAFVTEREGADDDPLYLRLECVERDWMDRVWNELEKQFDPGDFLRFFNAVINGRRFEDFYDALTLEQLNLFYVVYYWFLRRVIDGGNDSAPVSVFEFELAPGDPLRDDLYETDWFHLELQAAPGSTRPDGLFVRAGSVRRAGVHTVRGFTPDTDSPPAERWVRSFLRVEDRSDGGLTQGALKALHFPLPAPPPPPPPSRPGGSGGSGGSGPIPEPPVKNPFAIPSAPLPIPVTARVATPALARWMRAAARQLSQQVRAFTEEVANFFDDWMPPPGGPVLAFAGAAGPTLTSRAVPRERSRPGAPPPTAHAYVGDGAPNPMDASDPNRLFAPFVGLFNVGQGACSVLYDNQGRAIVYYDFGSPANGQQGTFPIIPQGHCVGPCMCNGPLIILSHWDMDHCDLGRYYPESFRCRWLAPQQHMGTVVCRDTVARVVHDGGEFYIWAASGRPGTAASPRGTPSSWNRPGGSHMRFPWGFVERNYREGAQNPLASGSDPRNNSGLALYVCVRDAAGAVAVAAGPVATDANNLGGNGRGLVTIGGGAPPAWVAAAFGGPNLPGVGGGLAAFLAAMGPAGGNPNPAAVLARRQAAAATAAVGAGGPGAGLTARQRLVIAALAVAHPALAAATAVTLGGAAEVAADAVVVAGGTLPQMAAAAGAAVIVAGGAPGTAVATFTAMGTAAAGGAPLMPGSVEALALAHVQGAIVGAPAVSPVTTAANTAAGAVPQGAEAVRAAVEAVVRTHAPAPLPGLSLEGAVARAAGVSNPTAVCKALAPPLPPTLQGEAPFHANERFVLLTGDVNYQYIPAQRRPFAAPGGGAPGGAVALPYAPTAHPPVVVSLTATHHGSNKVGANDLNPDRIPWAPNTLPTRAAAVAHAATALPNPNIRRAATAAAAAAALPIPLPANLANLAAAAERAAYAASAGLFTPLVVARAAAAAVVLENAAPNTPQAQFDQLGAVSAGAPPPVPVLVGGTAAAWGLVTAALGGGGAAAVPGLGPVVAVPGGPQVVRAATEAVLMARGLPNAHHTASARRAVEQAHVGARPGAPQPVLQAVAAAVAVRRSIAQGGTISVATATAIVQASRLSITTGAGGTLAALAGAGIANLPAVTHPYFATAVAAIPNPPLAAVQAALGLARSVPIDPANAPRAVANAFAPSPVLPEIILDALVSRGQSLPKFPLALVEIAAALAAIGPAASLSEVAAVVEAARAAQTGQAAGAPPAAGLAHAAADRIGYSYGVATQTGGAAAALPFAHRYLSQGVGHPAHLAIDKYQRRGWVVRRNTSMHADQSAQPDNSPRGHHALGWELAPFYEGPLRPASAVTGTLSRTCHGCREVAAARATAAVGAGAAPATAVATAIGVVPAAAAATAPAAGPVNAAALGRASVPAARAARRSLEPAIAARTAVPFASAAVAGVAAAHATSACILVTRAVLAAWWTAATARGDVVRGGPLSPAAAMLGGVPPSAAEAVTAAHAAVLAAPLVLPPADLAAVVAALAVSLGEPPLTAVAATVALPFLGGTGAAALSAAQAAAAGVGIDAFTAAIVGSAHACALGANLPAPVAARVAAISAMVGGAPLPATLDTVANAISAGPPVAAHHALLLRTAGITLPAIAAVVAAAAGMAHAGVTPPAAADASTCHAAAAATVPGISQAAVAVCAATLAGGAIHPNPAAVAGIVAASTPTAAAAVTAASSVLTATGAAPPALGDAAVCYAAATAAVTAAMGGAAAAAEAAAATRTGVPVPAVGNMAVTAATVANSSAEAAAAVAAAAALVTADALTLPTAAQSAACYAAAAAAAGVPALAANAAAGTIALAGVTAATDANTALVAGAAPVACATVAAAMAVTQLALGGAANHRAVAAAASASAIGIPAGPVDQAAQSLSVGMAHPISVAIAESASMRASGASEEAAAAMATIRALEPRSAPLAAAAAASAGVPAADAAATAAIRLFNV; the protein is encoded by the coding sequence GTTCCACCTGGAGCTGCAGGCGGCGCCAGGCAGCACCCGCCCGGACGGGCTCTTCGTGCGGGCGGGCAGCGTGCGTCGCGCGGGGGTTCACACGGTGCGGGGCTTCACCCCGGACACGGACTCGCCTCCCGCGGAGCGTTGGGTGCGGAGCTTCCTGCGGGTGGAGGATCGCTCGGATGGCGGGCTGACGCAGGGCGCCCTCAAGGCGCTGCACTTTCCGCTGCCCGCGCCGCCACCACCACCGCCTCCATCTCGTCCAGGAGGCTCTGGCGGCTCCGGGGGCTCAGGCCCGATTCCAGAGCCTCCCGTCAAGAACCCCTTCGCCATCCCCTCCGCGCCCCTCCCCATCCCGGTGACGGCCCGGGTCGCCACCCCGGCGCTGGCCCGGTGGATGCGCGCCGCGGCCCGCCAGTTGTCCCAACAGGTGCGCGCCTTCACCGAGGAGGTCGCGAACTTCTTCGATGACTGGATGCCGCCTCCCGGAGGGCCCGTGCTCGCATTCGCCGGAGCAGCCGGCCCTACGCTGACTTCACGAGCGGTGCCCAGGGAAAGGTCGCGGCCAGGTGCCCCACCGCCCACGGCCCACGCCTACGTAGGTGATGGCGCGCCCAATCCGATGGATGCGTCCGACCCGAACCGCTTGTTCGCCCCCTTCGTGGGGCTGTTCAACGTGGGCCAGGGCGCGTGCTCCGTGCTGTACGACAACCAGGGGCGCGCCATCGTCTATTACGACTTCGGCAGCCCGGCGAACGGACAGCAGGGGACCTTCCCCATCATTCCGCAGGGGCACTGCGTGGGCCCCTGCATGTGCAACGGCCCCCTCATCATCCTGTCCCACTGGGACATGGACCACTGTGACTTGGGGCGCTACTACCCGGAGTCATTCCGCTGCCGGTGGCTCGCGCCGCAGCAGCACATGGGCACCGTCGTGTGCCGCGACACGGTCGCGCGCGTCGTCCACGACGGTGGCGAGTTCTACATCTGGGCGGCATCAGGGCGGCCCGGAACAGCCGCGAGTCCACGCGGCACGCCGAGTTCCTGGAACCGTCCGGGCGGCAGTCACATGCGGTTTCCCTGGGGCTTCGTCGAACGCAACTACCGTGAAGGCGCGCAGAACCCGCTCGCCAGTGGCTCGGACCCGCGCAACAACTCCGGGTTGGCGCTGTATGTCTGCGTGCGCGACGCGGCCGGTGCAGTTGCTGTCGCCGCGGGCCCCGTGGCCACCGACGCCAACAACCTGGGGGGCAATGGGCGAGGTCTGGTCACCATCGGCGGAGGCGCCCCTCCGGCATGGGTGGCTGCCGCGTTCGGAGGGCCCAACCTTCCTGGCGTTGGAGGCGGCCTGGCCGCATTTCTCGCGGCGATGGGTCCGGCCGGTGGCAACCCCAATCCCGCGGCGGTCCTCGCCCGGCGACAGGCGGCCGCGGCCACCGCGGCGGTGGGAGCGGGTGGCCCCGGCGCCGGTCTCACCGCGAGACAGCGGCTTGTCATCGCGGCGCTGGCCGTGGCGCACCCCGCGCTCGCTGCCGCCACGGCGGTGACGCTGGGCGGGGCCGCTGAAGTCGCCGCGGACGCCGTGGTGGTCGCGGGCGGCACCCTGCCCCAGATGGCGGCGGCGGCGGGCGCGGCCGTCATCGTGGCAGGCGGCGCGCCGGGCACGGCGGTCGCCACCTTCACTGCCATGGGGACAGCGGCGGCGGGCGGCGCGCCGCTGATGCCCGGAAGCGTCGAGGCCCTGGCGTTGGCCCATGTGCAGGGAGCCATCGTTGGTGCACCCGCCGTCTCCCCCGTCACGACGGCGGCGAATACGGCGGCCGGCGCCGTGCCACAGGGCGCCGAAGCGGTGCGGGCCGCGGTGGAGGCCGTGGTACGCACCCACGCCCCCGCACCGCTCCCCGGCCTGTCGCTGGAAGGCGCCGTGGCCCGCGCCGCTGGCGTCAGCAACCCCACCGCGGTCTGCAAGGCGCTCGCGCCCCCGCTGCCACCGACGCTCCAGGGAGAGGCGCCCTTCCACGCCAACGAGCGGTTCGTGCTCCTCACGGGCGACGTCAACTACCAATACATCCCCGCGCAGCGGCGCCCCTTCGCCGCACCCGGCGGCGGAGCTCCCGGAGGCGCGGTGGCGCTTCCCTACGCCCCCACGGCCCACCCGCCCGTCGTCGTGAGCCTCACCGCGACCCACCACGGGTCCAACAAGGTGGGAGCGAACGACCTGAATCCCGACAGGATTCCATGGGCCCCCAACACGCTGCCCACCCGTGCGGCCGCGGTCGCGCACGCGGCGACGGCGCTTCCCAATCCCAACATCCGCCGGGCCGCGACAGCCGCGGCAGCCGCGGCGGCGCTCCCGATTCCCCTGCCCGCGAACCTGGCGAACCTGGCCGCCGCGGCGGAACGCGCTGCCTATGCCGCCTCCGCGGGGCTATTCACCCCGCTCGTGGTGGCCCGTGCAGCGGCCGCGGCGGTGGTCCTGGAGAACGCCGCCCCGAACACGCCCCAAGCGCAGTTCGACCAACTGGGGGCCGTGTCCGCGGGCGCCCCGCCCCCCGTGCCCGTCCTGGTCGGCGGAACGGCGGCGGCCTGGGGCCTGGTGACAGCCGCATTGGGTGGTGGCGGTGCGGCGGCGGTGCCAGGACTGGGCCCCGTGGTGGCGGTCCCAGGAGGCCCCCAGGTGGTCAGGGCGGCCACCGAGGCCGTCCTCATGGCCAGGGGTCTCCCCAACGCCCACCACACCGCCTCGGCGCGCAGAGCCGTGGAGCAGGCGCACGTCGGCGCGAGGCCCGGAGCGCCACAACCCGTGCTGCAGGCCGTCGCCGCGGCCGTGGCCGTGCGGCGGAGCATCGCCCAAGGCGGAACCATCTCCGTCGCGACCGCCACCGCCATCGTCCAGGCCTCCCGCCTGAGCATCACCACCGGCGCCGGGGGCACATTGGCGGCCCTCGCCGGAGCGGGGATTGCCAACCTCCCCGCGGTGACCCATCCCTATTTCGCCACCGCTGTCGCCGCCATTCCCAACCCGCCGCTGGCGGCGGTCCAGGCCGCGCTGGGGCTCGCGCGGAGCGTGCCCATCGACCCGGCGAATGCCCCACGCGCGGTGGCCAACGCCTTCGCCCCCTCGCCCGTCCTTCCCGAAATCATCCTGGATGCACTGGTGTCTCGCGGCCAGTCGCTCCCGAAGTTCCCACTCGCGTTGGTTGAGATTGCCGCAGCCCTCGCGGCCATCGGGCCCGCGGCCTCTCTCTCCGAGGTGGCCGCGGTCGTCGAGGCGGCGCGCGCGGCGCAAACCGGCCAGGCGGCGGGCGCACCTCCGGCCGCCGGGCTCGCACACGCGGCGGCGGACCGCATCGGCTATTCCTACGGCGTCGCCACCCAGACGGGCGGCGCGGCGGCGGCCCTTCCCTTCGCGCACCGGTATCTCTCGCAGGGCGTGGGGCATCCCGCCCACCTCGCCATCGACAAGTACCAGCGCCGGGGTTGGGTGGTGCGCCGCAACACCAGCATGCACGCGGACCAGAGCGCACAGCCAGACAACAGCCCTCGCGGGCACCACGCATTGGGGTGGGAGCTGGCCCCGTTCTACGAAGGACCGCTGCGCCCGGCCTCCGCCGTCACGGGCACCCTTTCGCGGACGTGCCATGGTTGCAGGGAGGTCGCCGCGGCCCGAGCAACCGCGGCCGTGGGAGCGGGAGCAGCGCCAGCCACCGCCGTTGCAACCGCCATCGGCGTGGTCCCCGCCGCGGCCGCCGCCACGGCCCCCGCGGCAGGTCCGGTCAACGCCGCGGCGCTGGGCCGGGCGAGCGTTCCAGCCGCGCGAGCAGCCCGTCGGAGCCTGGAGCCCGCCATCGCGGCCCGGACCGCAGTGCCCTTCGCCTCGGCCGCGGTCGCGGGCGTCGCCGCGGCCCATGCCACGAGCGCATGCATCCTCGTGACCCGAGCAGTCCTCGCGGCGTGGTGGACCGCCGCCACGGCACGAGGGGACGTCGTCAGAGGCGGGCCTCTCTCTCCGGCGGCCGCGATGCTCGGAGGCGTCCCGCCATCGGCCGCCGAGGCCGTCACGGCGGCCCACGCCGCGGTACTGGCCGCCCCACTCGTCCTGCCCCCGGCGGACCTCGCCGCGGTGGTGGCCGCGCTGGCGGTGAGCCTGGGAGAGCCGCCCCTCACCGCTGTCGCCGCGACCGTGGCGCTTCCCTTCCTGGGAGGCACAGGCGCCGCGGCCCTCAGCGCGGCCCAGGCGGCGGCCGCCGGTGTCGGGATTGATGCCTTCACGGCAGCCATCGTCGGAAGCGCCCATGCCTGCGCGTTGGGCGCGAACCTGCCAGCGCCCGTCGCCGCCAGGGTGGCCGCCATCTCGGCCATGGTGGGAGGGGCCCCACTTCCCGCGACGCTGGATACGGTGGCCAACGCCATCTCGGCGGGACCTCCGGTCGCGGCGCACCACGCCCTCCTCCTGCGCACGGCGGGCATCACGCTTCCGGCTATCGCCGCGGTCGTCGCGGCGGCAGCGGGCATGGCTCACGCGGGCGTGACTCCGCCGGCCGCGGCGGACGCGAGCACCTGTCATGCCGCCGCGGCCGCCACCGTGCCGGGCATCTCCCAGGCCGCCGTGGCGGTCTGCGCCGCCACGCTCGCGGGCGGCGCCATCCACCCCAACCCAGCCGCTGTCGCGGGCATCGTGGCGGCCTCCACGCCGACGGCGGCCGCCGCCGTGACAGCCGCATCCTCCGTGCTGACAGCCACCGGGGCGGCCCCCCCGGCGCTTGGGGACGCCGCGGTCTGCTACGCCGCGGCGACAGCCGCCGTCACCGCGGCGATGGGAGGCGCAGCCGCCGCCGCTGAAGCCGCGGCCGCCACCCGCACGGGCGTCCCCGTGCCCGCCGTTGGCAACATGGCGGTGACGGCCGCCACCGTCGCGAACTCCAGCGCGGAGGCAGCCGCGGCGGTGGCGGCGGCCGCCGCCCTCGTCACGGCGGATGCACTCACCCTGCCGACCGCTGCCCAATCGGCAGCCTGTTACGCCGCGGCCGCCGCGGCCGCTGGCGTTCCGGCGCTCGCGGCGAACGCGGCGGCCGGAACCATTGCCCTGGCCGGGGTCACCGCCGCCACCGATGCCAACACGGCGCTGGTCGCGGGCGCCGCCCCTGTCGCATGTGCCACCGTCGCCGCGGCCATGGCCGTCACCCAGCTCGCCCTGGGAGGCGCCGCCAACCACCGCGCGGTCGCGGCCGCTGCCAGCGCCTCAGCCATCGGCATCCCCGCGGGGCCGGTGGACCAGGCCGCCCAAAGCCTCAGCGTGGGCATGGCCCATCCCATCTCCGTGGCCATCGCCGAGTCCGCGTCGATGCGGGCTTCGGGCGCATCAGAAGAAGCAGCCGCGGCCATGGCCACCATCCGGGCACTCGAGCCTCGGAGCGCCCCCCTGGCCGCCGCGGCAGCGGCCAGTGCGGGCGTGCCCGCCGCAGACGCCGCCGCCACGGCCGCCATCCGTCTCTTCAATGTCTGA
- a CDS encoding arylamine N-acetyltransferase family protein, with protein sequence MFDVARYLERIGVGAEQSLTRLHRAHLEAVPFENLDIHLKRPIRLDTDALFEKVVVQRRGGFCYELNGLFARLLTALGHRVALLSAGVATAPDGSAYGPEFDHLALQVEDEQGRWLADVGFGECFTEPLRLDTHDVQVRSGRAYRLSPEGDDLILWSEKPSGWEAEYRLSLVPRQFADFEGMCRYHQTSPDSIFTQRRLCTRATPEGRITAKEGTLVLTRSGVRTEQPLADEDALRRALVEHFGVILPSLE encoded by the coding sequence ATGTTCGACGTCGCGCGCTACCTGGAGCGAATCGGCGTGGGGGCGGAGCAGTCCCTCACGAGGCTGCACCGGGCCCACTTGGAGGCCGTGCCCTTCGAGAACCTGGACATCCACCTGAAGCGGCCCATCCGGCTCGACACGGACGCCCTCTTCGAGAAGGTCGTCGTCCAGCGGCGCGGCGGCTTCTGCTACGAGCTCAACGGCCTCTTCGCCCGGCTGCTGACGGCGCTGGGCCACCGGGTGGCGCTGCTGTCCGCGGGCGTGGCCACGGCCCCGGATGGCAGCGCCTACGGCCCCGAGTTCGACCACCTGGCCCTCCAGGTGGAAGATGAACAGGGACGCTGGTTGGCGGATGTCGGCTTCGGTGAGTGCTTCACCGAGCCCCTGCGCCTGGACACCCACGACGTCCAGGTGCGCTCCGGCCGCGCGTACCGGCTCTCACCGGAGGGCGACGACCTCATCCTCTGGAGTGAAAAGCCCTCCGGATGGGAGGCGGAGTACCGCCTCTCCCTCGTGCCCCGCCAGTTCGCGGACTTCGAGGGCATGTGCCGCTACCACCAGACCTCCCCGGACTCCATCTTCACCCAGCGGCGGCTGTGCACCCGGGCGACGCCAGAGGGGCGCATCACCGCCAAGGAGGGCACACTCGTCCTGACCCGGAGCGGAGTCCGGACGGAGCAGCCTCTCGCCGACGAAGACGCCTTGCGACGCGCGCTCGTCGAACACTTCGGCGTCATCCTCCCGTCCCTGGAGTAG
- a CDS encoding DUF3857 domain-containing protein → MSRFTLLAAVLVLTCPLWAQAKPAADETARVHAAEAMKQASSPRSAASLLRMHALVDEVEDLTPLLSTYAYVASRRSSDPNTRATAQMLLLDTERARGRLVRANEVKQWLGYVGDYYVTGGFENEGKAGCDTDFGPEAANLDLSATYPAAKGGNTTWRKLTANTSDGYIDLATAIRPNRESVAYAVTWLESSQESRVSLGVGTSGAFRLWVNGQLAAKEDRYNLPRPDQSRVSVKLRKGLNRVLVKVCQESGPLGFYLRQESPTVRATLPAKAPALEKGTAPQPQPLPTLTSALRAMVEKNPDDAALRGDYARVLGFFRAYDEREHTASAEAARAAEAAPKDARLQLLAAQAQRDDLNERRRFLEAAIAADPAMPEARVALADHELDRGHPERVQPLVAPVLEKTPDDVNARLVLARAHEALGERPKAHALVEETFRLQPRVPRAVRAAAQVSRQLDRGREAMDRMRVVLALRFDDTTTRHMLATMLAEAGQVESAQREYAQLVKLNPFDNGSRVRLAELKASNGAVEEAVTLFSEARALSPDEPEVYEREGRALLAAGRREPALASFERSLVLRPQNPGLKEALRTLKGESTGTGMQYLVDAQPLAKEAEAYVHEDALYLVDNTYVRVQQSGLSSRLHQTVVKVFNSRGVDAFRTIPVTYSPDRQEVRVLRARVIKADGSVVESYGENERNINEPWTGMYYDARAKILSFPSLAAGDTLELTYRLDDTAQDNLLSDYWGDVESVQGVYPKVRFQYLVDMPQARPLYWNKSKLTGVESAQETLDAGRVLYRWNSKHVAKVVPEPGMPGWAEVAQNLHVSTYQTWDQVGRYWWGLVRDQLQPNAELRQTVDQVLQGVDRKNELAVVRAIYNFVVTNTRYVALEFGIHGFKPYRVDRVLARRFGDCKDKASLIHSMLQVAGVESRLVLLRMRNLGSIGEEPASLAAFNHAIAYVPKFDLYLDGTAEFHGANELPSADRVANVLVVEPNGKSTFLTTPEAKAADNATRMSLDVTLRADGGAEITGASSVGGQHAPDYRRAYRPEATRKSTFERAWAQSFPGLTVHEVKLSDTTRLDDNVALDFKMSIPRYSEVMPNGMRFLPFGTGRTYQQAYASLAQRRFDLVMSSPWTNGFLLRYALPAGWTVAELPQAVEETTKFGHIKLNYRLEGGKLVAEGEVALTTARVSADDYPAFREFLGRVDRAFGRRVFIQNAANRTASSTP, encoded by the coding sequence ATGTCCCGCTTCACATTGCTGGCCGCAGTCCTCGTGCTCACCTGCCCGTTGTGGGCGCAGGCGAAGCCGGCCGCGGATGAGACCGCTCGCGTCCATGCGGCCGAGGCGATGAAGCAGGCCTCCTCCCCCCGAAGCGCCGCCAGCCTGCTGCGGATGCACGCGCTGGTGGACGAGGTGGAGGACCTCACGCCCCTGCTGAGTACCTACGCCTACGTGGCCTCCCGCCGCAGCTCGGACCCGAATACCCGCGCCACCGCGCAGATGCTCCTGCTGGACACCGAGCGCGCCCGGGGCCGGCTGGTGCGCGCCAACGAGGTGAAGCAGTGGCTGGGCTACGTGGGCGACTACTACGTCACCGGCGGCTTCGAAAACGAAGGCAAGGCCGGCTGTGACACCGACTTCGGCCCCGAGGCCGCCAACCTGGACCTGTCCGCCACCTACCCCGCGGCCAAGGGCGGCAACACCACCTGGCGCAAGCTGACGGCGAACACCTCGGATGGCTACATCGACCTGGCCACCGCCATCCGCCCCAACCGAGAGTCCGTGGCCTACGCCGTCACCTGGCTGGAGTCCTCCCAGGAGTCGCGCGTGTCGCTGGGCGTGGGCACGTCCGGCGCGTTCCGCCTGTGGGTGAACGGGCAGCTCGCCGCGAAGGAGGACCGCTACAACCTGCCGCGCCCGGACCAGTCCCGCGTGTCCGTGAAGCTGCGCAAGGGCCTCAACCGCGTGCTCGTGAAGGTGTGCCAGGAGTCCGGCCCGCTGGGCTTCTACCTGCGCCAGGAGTCGCCCACCGTGCGCGCGACGCTGCCGGCGAAGGCGCCCGCCCTGGAGAAAGGCACCGCGCCGCAGCCCCAGCCGCTGCCCACCCTCACCTCCGCCCTGCGCGCGATGGTGGAGAAGAACCCGGATGACGCCGCGCTGCGCGGCGACTACGCCCGGGTGCTGGGCTTCTTCCGCGCGTATGACGAGCGCGAGCACACCGCCAGCGCCGAGGCCGCGCGCGCCGCGGAAGCAGCCCCCAAGGACGCCCGGCTCCAGTTGCTCGCCGCCCAGGCGCAGCGGGATGACCTGAACGAGCGCCGCCGCTTCCTGGAAGCCGCCATTGCCGCCGACCCCGCCATGCCGGAGGCGCGAGTGGCGCTGGCCGACCACGAACTGGACCGCGGCCACCCCGAGCGCGTGCAGCCGCTGGTGGCGCCCGTGCTGGAGAAGACGCCGGATGACGTCAACGCGCGGCTGGTGCTGGCGCGCGCGCATGAAGCCCTGGGCGAGCGCCCCAAGGCCCACGCCCTGGTGGAGGAGACGTTCCGCCTGCAGCCCCGCGTGCCTCGCGCGGTGCGCGCCGCGGCCCAGGTGTCCCGGCAGCTCGACCGCGGCCGCGAGGCCATGGACCGGATGCGCGTGGTGCTGGCGCTGCGCTTCGACGACACCACCACGCGCCACATGCTCGCCACGATGCTGGCGGAGGCCGGGCAGGTGGAGTCCGCCCAGCGCGAGTACGCGCAGTTGGTGAAGCTCAACCCCTTCGACAATGGCTCCCGCGTGCGGCTGGCGGAGCTGAAGGCCAGCAACGGCGCGGTGGAGGAAGCCGTCACCCTCTTCTCCGAGGCCCGCGCGCTGTCCCCGGACGAGCCGGAGGTCTACGAGCGTGAGGGCCGCGCCCTACTGGCCGCTGGCCGCCGCGAGCCGGCGCTGGCCTCGTTCGAGCGCTCACTGGTACTGCGCCCGCAGAACCCGGGCCTGAAGGAAGCCCTGCGCACCCTCAAGGGGGAGAGCACCGGCACCGGCATGCAGTACCTGGTGGACGCCCAGCCGCTGGCCAAGGAGGCGGAGGCCTACGTCCACGAGGACGCCCTCTACCTGGTGGACAACACCTACGTGCGCGTCCAGCAGAGCGGCCTGTCCAGCCGACTGCACCAGACGGTGGTCAAGGTCTTCAACTCGCGCGGCGTGGATGCGTTCCGCACCATCCCCGTCACCTATTCGCCAGACCGCCAGGAGGTGCGCGTGCTGCGCGCCCGCGTCATCAAGGCGGATGGCTCCGTGGTGGAGAGCTACGGTGAGAACGAGCGCAACATCAACGAGCCGTGGACGGGCATGTACTACGACGCCCGCGCCAAGATTCTCTCCTTCCCGTCGCTGGCGGCGGGCGACACGCTTGAGCTGACGTACCGCCTGGACGACACCGCGCAGGACAACCTCCTGTCGGACTACTGGGGTGACGTGGAGAGCGTGCAGGGCGTCTACCCGAAGGTGCGCTTCCAGTACCTGGTGGACATGCCGCAGGCGCGGCCCCTGTATTGGAACAAGAGCAAGCTGACCGGCGTGGAGAGCGCGCAGGAGACGCTGGACGCCGGCCGCGTGCTGTACCGCTGGAACTCCAAGCACGTCGCCAAGGTGGTGCCGGAGCCCGGCATGCCCGGCTGGGCGGAGGTGGCGCAGAACCTCCACGTCTCCACCTACCAGACGTGGGACCAGGTGGGCCGCTACTGGTGGGGCCTGGTGCGCGACCAGCTCCAGCCCAACGCGGAGCTGCGGCAGACGGTGGACCAGGTACTCCAGGGCGTGGACCGGAAGAATGAGCTGGCGGTGGTGCGCGCCATCTACAACTTCGTGGTGACGAACACGCGCTACGTGGCGCTGGAGTTCGGCATCCACGGCTTCAAGCCCTACCGCGTGGACCGGGTGCTGGCGCGCCGCTTCGGCGACTGCAAGGACAAGGCGAGCCTCATCCACTCCATGCTCCAGGTGGCGGGCGTGGAGAGCCGGCTGGTGCTGCTGCGCATGCGCAACCTGGGCTCCATTGGCGAAGAGCCCGCGAGCCTGGCGGCCTTCAACCACGCCATCGCCTACGTGCCCAAGTTCGACCTGTACCTGGACGGCACCGCGGAGTTCCACGGCGCCAACGAGCTGCCTAGCGCGGACCGGGTGGCCAACGTGCTGGTGGTGGAGCCCAACGGCAAGAGCACCTTCCTCACCACGCCGGAGGCGAAGGCGGCGGACAACGCCACGCGCATGTCGCTGGACGTGACGCTCCGCGCGGACGGCGGCGCGGAAATCACCGGCGCCAGCTCCGTGGGTGGACAGCACGCGCCCGACTACCGCCGCGCCTACCGGCCGGAGGCCACGCGCAAGTCCACCTTCGAGCGCGCCTGGGCGCAGAGCTTCCCCGGCCTCACCGTGCACGAGGTGAAGCTGAGCGACACCACGCGGCTGGATGACAACGTGGCGCTGGACTTCAAGATGAGCATCCCGCGCTACTCGGAGGTGATGCCCAACGGCATGCGCTTCCTGCCCTTCGGCACCGGGCGCACCTACCAGCAGGCCTATGCGTCGCTGGCCCAGCGCCGCTTCGACCTGGTGATGTCCAGCCCGTGGACCAACGGTTTCCTCCTGCGCTACGCGCTGCCCGCAGGCTGGACGG